In Aphelocoma coerulescens isolate FSJ_1873_10779 chromosome 23, UR_Acoe_1.0, whole genome shotgun sequence, a genomic segment contains:
- the NT5C1A gene encoding cytosolic 5'-nucleotidase 1A isoform X1 has product MEPPGPAGAPGRPWDEAKAFYDNLAPKKKPKSPKPENAITIAVSSRALFRMEEEQKIYTEQGVEAYVKYQLDHENEPFLPGAAFPFVKALEAVNAQLRELYPDSEELFDIVLMTNNHAQVGVRLINSINHYDLFIERFCMTGGNSPICYLKAYHTNLYLSSDAEKVSGAIEEGIAAATIFSPSRDLEVSEKQLRVAFDGDAVLFSDESEQIVKAHGLDMFFEHEKAHENKPLAQGPLKGFLEALGKLQKKFYSKGLRLECPIRTYLVTARSAASSGARALKTLRSWGLETDEALFLAGAPKGPLLRKIRPHIFFDDQMFHVEGAQEMGTVAAHVPYGVAQKHKRPAQEKQQTPNSK; this is encoded by the exons CCAAAGCCCGAGAATGCCATCACCATCGCCGTGTCCTCGCGGGCGCTGTTCCGCATGGAGGAGGAGCAGAAGATCTACACGGAGCAGGGGGTGGAGGCCTATGTGAAATATCAGCTGGACCACGAGAACGAGCCCTTCCTGCCCGGGGCCGCCTTCCCCTTCGTCAAG GCGCTGGAAGCGGTGAATGCTCAGCTCCGTGAGCTCTACCCCGACAGCGAGGAGCTCTTCGACATCGTCCTCATGACCAACAACCATGCCCAGGTCGGGGTTCGCCTGATCAACAGCATCAACCACTACG ATCTGTTCATCGAGAGGTTCTGCATGACGGGAGGGAACAGCCCCATCTGTTACCTCAAGGCCTATCACACCAACCTCTACCTCTCCTCCGACGCCGAGAAAGTGAGTGGGGCCATTGAAGAGG GGATCGCTGCAGCCACCATCTTCAGCCCCAGCAGGGACCTGGAGGTGTCGGAGAAGCAGCTGCGGGTGGCCTTCGACGGGGACGCCGTGCTCTTCTCGGATGAGTCGGAGCAGATCGTGAAGGCTCACGGCCTGGACATGTTCTTCGAGCACGAAAAGGCTCACGAGAACAAGCCCCTGGCACAG GGCCCCCTGAAGGGCTTCCTGGAGGCGCTGGGGAAGCTGCAGAAGAAGTTCTACTCCAAGGGGCTGCGGCTGGAGTGTCCCATCCGCACGTACCTGGTGACGGCGCGGAGCGCGGCCAGCTCGGGGGCCCGGGCCCTAAAGACTCTGCGCAGCTGGGGCCTGGAGACGGACGAGGCTCTGTTCCTGGCCGGGGCTCCCAAGGGGCCGCTGCTGAGGAAGATCCGGCCCCACATCTTCTTCGACGACCAGATGTTCCACGTGGAGGGAGCCCAGGAGATGGGCACCGTGGCCGCCCACGTCCCCTACGGCGTGGCCCAGAAGCACAAGCGGCCGGcgcaggagaagcagcagaccCCCAACAGCAAATAG